One Miscanthus floridulus cultivar M001 unplaced genomic scaffold, ASM1932011v1 fs_732_1_2, whole genome shotgun sequence DNA window includes the following coding sequences:
- the LOC136532867 gene encoding glutathione synthetase, chloroplastic-like, whose translation LLNQYGKVLGLDPKRIPQNWAATQFAEALGKAWAEYNNDSAVVLMVVQPEERNMYDQYWLVNHLKASYGVATIRKTLAQVEAEGQVLTDGTLVIDGRTVAVVYFRAGYAPTDYPSEAEWRARLLMEQSSAVKCPSISYHLVGTKKIQQELAKPNVLERFLDNKEDIAKLRKSFAGLWSLDNEEIVKSAIEKPDLFVLKPQREGGGNNIYGQDLRVTLIKLQKEQGESLAAYILMQRIFPKASLTPLVRGGDWFEDLTISELGIYGAYLRNKDKVILNNQSGYLMRTKVSSSNEGGVAAGFAVLDSVLLTDE comes from the exons TTACTCAACCAGTATGGAAAAGTATTAGGCCTAGATCCTAAAAGGATTCCACAGAATTGGGCAGCCACTCAATTTGCTGAAGCACTGGGCAAAGCATGGGCTGAGTATAACAATGACAG TGCTGTTGTTTTGATGGTTGTTCAACCTGAAGAAAGAAATATGTACGACCAATACTGGCTTGTCAATCATCTGAAGGCATC ATATGGCGTGGCAACTATAAGGAAAACGTTGGCACAAGTAGAGGCTGAAGGGCAGGTGCTTACAGATGGAACACTTGTAAT AGATGGTCGGACAGTGGCTGTTGTGTATTTCAGAGCCGGGTATGCACCGACTGATTACCCTTCGGAAGCG GAGTGGAGAGCGAGGCTTCTGATGGAACAATCTTCTGCAGTAAAGTGCCCTTCGATATCCTACCATTTAGTAGGAACAAAAAAGATCCAGCAAGAACTAGCAAAACCTAATGTTCTTGAAAG ATTTCTTGACAATAAGGAGGACATTGCCAAACTACGCAAGAGTTTTGCAGGGTTATGGAGCTTGGATAATGAAGAGATTGTGAAATCTGCAATAGAGAAACCTGACCTGTTTGTCTTAAAGCCTCAGCGAGAAGGCGGAG GGAACAACATATATGGTCAAGATTTGCGAGTCACACTGATCAAACTCCAGAAGGAACAGGGGGAGTCACTTGCAGCGTACATACTGATGCAGAGGATTTTTCCAAAAGCCTCTCTTACTCCTCTAGTTAGGGGTGGCGATTGGTTTGAGGACCTTACAATCTCAGAGCTAGGAATATATGGAGCCTACTTGCG GAACAAAGACAAGGTGATATTGAATAATCAGTCTGGCTACTTGATGCGCACCAAAGTTTCTTCTTCAAATGAGGGCGGCGTTGCTGCAGGATTTGCTGTTTTGGACAGTGTTCTCCTCACTGATGAG TGA